From a single Candidatus Thermoplasmatota archaeon genomic region:
- a CDS encoding MaoC family dehydratase has product MPGRHYEDFRVGEVIEHALRRTITEADNVLFCSLTLNTQPLHLDEEYARGTPFGRRLVNGLLTLALAVGISVRDTTEGTLVANLGYAKVEHPKPVFHGDTLRVQTKVLSMRRTSKPDRGLVEMEHSVFNQGGEVVCRFTRTALVQVRHPEKAEAAA; this is encoded by the coding sequence ATGCCCGGCCGGCACTACGAGGACTTCCGCGTGGGCGAGGTCATCGAGCACGCGCTGCGCCGCACGATCACGGAGGCCGACAACGTGCTGTTCTGCAGCCTCACGCTGAATACGCAGCCGCTGCATCTCGACGAGGAGTACGCGCGCGGCACGCCCTTTGGCCGGCGTCTCGTGAACGGCCTCCTTACGCTTGCCCTTGCCGTGGGCATCAGCGTGCGCGACACGACCGAGGGCACGCTCGTGGCCAACCTCGGGTACGCGAAGGTCGAGCACCCCAAACCCGTGTTCCACGGAGACACCCTCCGCGTGCAGACGAAAGTGCTGTCCATGCGACGCACGTCGAAGCCCGACCGCGGCCTCGTCGAGATGGAGCACTCGGTCTTCAACCAGGGCGGCGAGGTCGTCTGCCGGTTCACGCGGACGGCCCTCGTGCAGGTCCGCCACCCCGAGAAGGCCGAGGCCGCCGCATGA
- a CDS encoding CoA ester lyase: protein MTDRREADAWRPRRTLLFTPGTRADRWEKALSGPADVAVADLEDGVAPADKQAAREAVARALAHSKSGRTERGVRINAWGALARADLAALAQAMPELVVLPKVERAEEVEAVDRALTQAGCPARLLLLFETARGVLDAPALAQASRRVAAVAFGAEDYAANVGARRTREGTEVLFARSLVVAAAAAAGVEAVDQVFVDFQDDAGLERDAREGARLGYRGKQVIHPRQVEIVHRALAPSPDEVAWARKVSEAARAGGVEEGGVVVVDGRMIDRPLVAQAERTLRLAELP from the coding sequence ATGACCGACCGCCGCGAAGCGGACGCGTGGCGCCCGCGACGGACCCTCCTCTTCACGCCGGGCACGCGCGCCGACCGGTGGGAGAAGGCGCTTTCGGGCCCCGCCGACGTTGCAGTCGCCGATCTCGAGGACGGCGTGGCGCCCGCGGACAAGCAAGCCGCCCGCGAAGCCGTCGCCCGGGCGCTTGCGCACTCCAAGTCCGGCCGCACCGAGCGCGGCGTTCGGATCAACGCGTGGGGCGCGCTTGCCCGCGCCGACCTTGCCGCTCTTGCGCAGGCCATGCCCGAGCTTGTCGTGCTTCCCAAGGTCGAGCGCGCAGAAGAGGTCGAGGCCGTGGACCGCGCGCTCACGCAGGCGGGCTGCCCGGCGCGCCTGCTGCTTCTCTTCGAGACCGCGCGCGGCGTCCTCGACGCCCCCGCGCTTGCGCAAGCAAGCCGGCGCGTCGCCGCGGTGGCGTTTGGCGCGGAGGACTACGCCGCAAACGTGGGCGCGCGCCGGACGCGCGAGGGAACCGAGGTCCTCTTCGCGCGAAGCCTCGTCGTGGCCGCCGCCGCGGCCGCGGGCGTGGAGGCCGTGGACCAAGTGTTCGTCGACTTCCAGGACGACGCCGGGCTCGAGCGGGACGCGCGCGAGGGCGCGCGCCTGGGCTACCGGGGCAAGCAGGTGATCCATCCCCGGCAGGTGGAGATCGTGCACCGCGCCCTTGCTCCCTCGCCCGACGAGGTCGCGTGGGCTCGCAAGGTCTCGGAGGCCGCTCGCGCCGGGGGCGTGGAAGAGGGCGGCGTGGTTGTCGTGGACGGACGCATGATCGATCGGCCTCTTGTCGCACAGGCCGAGCGGACGCTGCGCCTGGCCGAGCTCCCGTAG
- a CDS encoding PAS domain S-box protein, which translates to MSAPSTAVRPREPEARRPAADPAADLANYKFLAEHARDVISRSDAQGRVVFVSPSVEALLGFKPEELVGRTGRDFVHPDDLPIVAEVLRSHVQPGTLEPDPQPVQIRARHRDGHYVWVEAVSRVLREADGSYAGSVTVTRDVTARRRVEEALRRESALVQAFRTVAIAANESKTLAEAARVALRELCTFSGWPLGHLYVRAGDRMEPSDVWHPADPSAYRAFRDATMATPLARGIGLPGRVLASARPLWIVDVSRDANFPRAAAARACGLGGGFAFPILVDNEVEAVLEFFNEAPADPDPQLLDILANVAVLLGRVVERERNDREVREMLSVLSATLEATEEGIVVVDREGRITAHNSKYVSMWHVAREALATRRADRVLAATLSQVADPGGYVRRVAAIDGQPEAESLDFVELRDGRLFEQYSHPQRVGGVAVGRVWSFRDVTARRSLERRIAENEEHLRLLAENATDMITLHDRDGTCLYVSPACRQLLGYEPSELLGRPRRELFHPDDLRIVSQMHEIASEIPEMYTLAFRYRRKDGSFVWLETTHRTLRSPTTGEVDRTIAVSRDITDRMRAEEERRRALAQLQELDAAKTRFLNTAAHELGTPLTPIRLQLDLLRERLATTLPAGERRALDILDRNVTRLTQLVAELLDVTRVSSGRMTIQKDRTDLSALVREAAEAFEEPARKAGVRLSCNAPRGLWAEVDAKRILQVLYNLLGNAVKFTPAGGKIELRALVEDGRAVVRVADNGRGVSPEDLPKLFQPFTQVGEAEGPGRAGTGLGLYISRGIVELHGGTIACESEGPNQGATFTVALPLK; encoded by the coding sequence ATGAGCGCGCCGTCGACCGCCGTCCGACCCCGGGAGCCCGAGGCCCGCCGACCGGCGGCCGATCCCGCCGCGGACCTCGCGAACTACAAGTTCCTGGCGGAGCACGCCCGCGACGTGATCTCGCGCAGCGACGCGCAGGGTCGCGTCGTTTTCGTCTCGCCGTCGGTGGAAGCGCTCCTTGGATTCAAGCCCGAGGAGCTGGTGGGCCGAACGGGTCGCGACTTCGTGCACCCGGACGATCTGCCGATCGTGGCGGAGGTCCTGCGCTCGCACGTGCAGCCCGGCACCCTGGAGCCCGATCCGCAGCCCGTCCAGATCCGCGCGCGCCACCGCGACGGGCACTACGTCTGGGTGGAAGCCGTCTCGCGCGTGCTGCGCGAAGCCGACGGCTCCTATGCGGGCAGCGTGACGGTGACCCGCGACGTCACGGCCCGGAGGCGCGTGGAGGAGGCGCTGCGCCGCGAGAGCGCGCTCGTGCAGGCGTTCCGGACCGTTGCCATCGCGGCCAACGAATCGAAGACGCTTGCCGAAGCCGCGCGCGTCGCGCTGCGCGAGCTGTGCACGTTCTCGGGCTGGCCGCTGGGCCACCTCTACGTGCGCGCGGGCGACCGCATGGAGCCTTCCGACGTCTGGCATCCGGCCGATCCGAGCGCCTATCGCGCATTCCGGGACGCGACCATGGCGACGCCTCTTGCCCGCGGGATCGGGCTTCCCGGCCGCGTCCTCGCCTCCGCGCGTCCCCTGTGGATCGTGGACGTCTCGCGCGACGCGAACTTCCCGCGCGCCGCCGCCGCGCGCGCGTGCGGCCTTGGCGGGGGTTTCGCGTTCCCCATCCTCGTGGACAACGAGGTCGAGGCCGTGCTCGAGTTCTTCAACGAGGCGCCCGCGGACCCGGACCCGCAGCTCCTCGACATCCTGGCCAACGTGGCCGTTCTCCTTGGCCGCGTGGTCGAGCGCGAGCGCAACGACCGCGAGGTGCGCGAGATGCTCTCCGTGCTCTCGGCCACGTTGGAGGCGACCGAGGAGGGCATCGTGGTCGTGGACCGGGAAGGGCGGATCACGGCCCACAACTCGAAGTACGTCTCCATGTGGCATGTGGCGCGAGAGGCGCTCGCGACCCGTCGGGCCGACCGCGTGCTCGCCGCGACGCTCTCCCAGGTCGCCGATCCGGGCGGCTACGTGCGGCGCGTGGCCGCGATCGACGGGCAGCCCGAGGCCGAGAGCCTCGACTTCGTGGAGCTTCGGGACGGCCGCCTCTTCGAGCAGTACTCGCACCCGCAGCGCGTGGGCGGCGTCGCGGTGGGGCGCGTGTGGAGCTTCCGCGACGTCACGGCGCGGCGGAGCCTCGAGCGACGGATCGCGGAGAACGAGGAGCATCTTCGCCTCCTGGCCGAGAACGCGACGGACATGATCACGCTCCACGACCGCGACGGCACCTGCCTGTACGTGTCGCCCGCCTGCCGGCAGCTCCTGGGTTACGAGCCCTCGGAGCTCCTCGGGCGCCCGCGCCGCGAGCTCTTCCATCCGGACGACCTGCGCATCGTCTCGCAGATGCACGAGATCGCAAGCGAGATCCCGGAGATGTACACGCTTGCGTTCCGATACCGGCGCAAGGACGGCTCCTTCGTGTGGCTCGAGACCACGCACCGGACGCTGCGCAGCCCGACCACCGGCGAGGTGGACCGCACGATCGCCGTCTCGCGCGACATCACGGACCGCATGCGCGCGGAGGAGGAGCGCCGGCGCGCGCTCGCGCAGCTGCAGGAGCTCGATGCGGCCAAGACGCGCTTCCTCAACACGGCGGCCCACGAGCTCGGCACGCCGCTTACGCCCATCCGCCTGCAGCTCGACCTCCTCCGGGAGCGCCTCGCGACCACCCTTCCGGCCGGCGAGCGGCGAGCGCTCGACATCCTCGACCGCAACGTCACGCGCCTCACGCAGCTCGTCGCCGAGCTTCTGGACGTCACCCGCGTGAGCTCCGGGCGCATGACGATCCAAAAGGACCGCACGGATCTCTCGGCGCTCGTTCGCGAGGCGGCGGAGGCCTTCGAGGAGCCCGCGCGCAAGGCCGGCGTCCGCCTGTCGTGCAACGCCCCGCGCGGCCTGTGGGCGGAGGTGGACGCAAAGCGCATCCTCCAGGTCCTCTACAACCTCCTTGGAAACGCGGTCAAGTTCACGCCGGCCGGCGGCAAGATCGAGCTTCGCGCCCTGGTGGAGGACGGCCGGGCCGTGGTCCGCGTTGCCGACAACGGGCGTGGCGTGTCTCCGGAGGACCTCCCGAAGCTCTTCCAGCCCTTCACGCAGGTGGGGGAAGCCGAGGGCCCCGGCCGCGCTGGGACGGGCCTTGGCCTCTACATCAGCCGCGGCATCGTGGAGCTTCACGGCGGCACGATCGCCTGCGAGAGCGAGGGCCCAAACCAAGGGGCCACCTTCACCGTGGCCTTGCCCCTCAAATAG
- a CDS encoding PAS domain S-box protein, which produces MNPGQGSAKSPSTTALSLRAELPPAEARFRALLASMPGGAALLDERGRVVHVNRALCDYLCARPEACLGTAFEDAVKPGDRPAVRELLRRLASGEIASGSLRARLDGLGRDVDADLTAAALPGDRGSRPIVVHLEDATERRRSEEALSLYREIFRASSDGIAIVDLEGRYLEQNAAHRTLLGWNDEDLAQRTPSIHLGEETFARVVECLRTTGRFRGEVQSRTRDGRTVPVELSAFTLTDEEGRPVCHVGIKRDMSTRKAAEAALERRIRELTAIHRLTDELGRARTLPQVYEAAFACLQETLGENRFSILLYDEGGVMRFVAWRGISTEYRAAVEGHSPWNRDDPDPKPLFVPDVQADPALASYGPLFARESIRSLAFIPLRNQGELLGKFMVYREGPHDVDDDETRLVQTIANHVAFAIVRTRADEALRASEATLSDFFENAPLGLHWVNSDGVILWANRAELAMLGYAKEEYVGQNIAEFHVDQDVIADILRRLRAGEVLEGVEARLRAKDGSIRHVVINTNARFENGEFLHTRCFTRDITDLKAAESQREAAQARDRELARLREVDSVRSRLVNTAAHELNTPLTPIRLQIDLLQSGVTGPLSSKQTRALEILDRNVRRLDQLVQDMLEAARLQANRLGLERRPVDLTHLVAQAAESFREPARRAGITFVVRRSPAAIVEADTKRLTQVLVNLVANALKFTRSGGRVELGVRLDDGHAIAFVRDTGIGIDPSLLPRLFEPFSQVHDRTELDPPGTGLGLYISRGLVELHGGRAWAESAGRGRGSVFSFSVPLAGPA; this is translated from the coding sequence ATGAACCCTGGGCAAGGCAGCGCCAAGAGCCCCAGCACGACCGCCCTTTCGCTGCGCGCCGAGCTCCCCCCGGCCGAAGCGCGGTTCCGCGCGCTCCTTGCCTCCATGCCGGGCGGGGCCGCCCTCCTGGACGAACGGGGCCGCGTGGTCCACGTGAACCGCGCGCTGTGCGACTACCTCTGCGCCCGCCCCGAAGCGTGCCTGGGCACCGCGTTCGAGGACGCCGTGAAGCCGGGGGACCGGCCCGCCGTCCGCGAGCTCCTCCGGCGCCTGGCAAGCGGCGAGATCGCCTCGGGATCGCTGCGGGCGCGCCTGGACGGCCTCGGGCGCGACGTCGACGCCGACCTCACGGCCGCCGCCCTCCCGGGCGACCGGGGATCGCGGCCGATCGTCGTGCACCTTGAGGACGCGACCGAGCGCCGCCGGTCGGAGGAGGCGCTCTCCCTGTACCGCGAGATCTTCCGCGCCTCGAGCGACGGCATCGCCATCGTCGACCTCGAGGGCCGCTACCTCGAGCAGAACGCCGCGCACCGGACGCTTCTGGGATGGAACGACGAGGACCTCGCGCAACGGACCCCCTCGATCCACCTGGGCGAGGAAACCTTCGCCCGCGTCGTCGAATGCCTGCGAACCACGGGGCGCTTCCGGGGCGAGGTCCAAAGCCGCACCCGCGACGGGCGGACGGTGCCCGTCGAGCTGTCCGCCTTCACGCTCACCGACGAGGAGGGACGGCCCGTCTGCCACGTCGGGATCAAGCGCGACATGTCCACGCGCAAAGCCGCCGAGGCCGCTCTCGAGCGCCGCATCCGGGAGCTCACGGCCATCCACCGCCTCACGGACGAGCTCGGCCGCGCGCGGACGCTGCCCCAGGTCTACGAGGCCGCCTTCGCGTGCTTGCAAGAGACGCTCGGGGAGAACCGGTTCTCGATCCTCCTGTACGACGAGGGCGGCGTCATGCGCTTCGTTGCCTGGCGCGGCATCTCGACCGAATACCGGGCCGCCGTCGAAGGCCACTCGCCGTGGAACCGCGACGATCCCGACCCCAAGCCGCTGTTCGTGCCCGACGTTCAGGCCGATCCCGCCCTTGCCTCCTACGGCCCGCTGTTTGCGCGGGAGAGCATCCGCTCGCTCGCGTTCATCCCGCTTCGGAACCAGGGCGAGCTTCTGGGCAAGTTCATGGTGTACCGCGAAGGGCCCCACGACGTCGACGACGACGAGACGCGCTTGGTGCAGACGATCGCCAACCACGTCGCCTTCGCGATCGTTCGCACGCGCGCCGACGAGGCGCTGCGCGCAAGCGAGGCCACCCTCAGCGACTTCTTCGAGAACGCGCCGCTGGGGCTCCACTGGGTGAACTCCGACGGCGTCATCCTATGGGCCAACCGCGCCGAGCTTGCCATGCTCGGCTACGCGAAGGAGGAATACGTGGGGCAGAACATCGCGGAGTTCCACGTCGACCAGGACGTCATCGCGGACATCCTTCGCCGGCTGCGCGCCGGCGAGGTCCTCGAAGGCGTGGAGGCGCGCCTGCGCGCCAAGGACGGCTCCATCCGCCACGTCGTGATCAACACGAACGCGCGCTTCGAGAACGGCGAATTCCTCCACACGCGCTGCTTCACGCGGGACATCACCGATCTCAAGGCCGCGGAAAGCCAGCGCGAGGCCGCCCAAGCCCGCGACCGCGAGCTTGCGCGCCTGCGGGAGGTGGACAGCGTCCGCTCCCGCCTCGTGAACACGGCGGCGCACGAGCTCAACACCCCGTTGACGCCCATCCGCCTGCAGATCGACCTCCTGCAAAGCGGCGTCACCGGGCCCCTCTCGAGCAAGCAGACGCGCGCGCTCGAGATCCTCGACCGCAACGTCCGGCGCCTGGACCAGCTCGTGCAGGACATGCTCGAAGCCGCGCGCCTGCAGGCAAACCGCCTCGGGCTTGAGCGCCGTCCCGTGGACCTCACCCACCTCGTCGCGCAGGCGGCCGAATCGTTCCGCGAGCCCGCGCGGCGGGCCGGGATCACGTTTGTCGTCCGCCGGTCTCCCGCGGCGATCGTGGAGGCGGACACCAAGCGGCTCACGCAGGTCCTCGTCAACCTCGTCGCCAACGCGCTCAAGTTCACGCGAAGCGGCGGACGGGTCGAGCTTGGCGTGCGCCTCGACGACGGCCACGCCATCGCCTTCGTTCGCGACACGGGCATCGGCATCGATCCGTCGCTCCTGCCGCGCCTGTTCGAGCCCTTCTCGCAGGTGCACGACCGCACCGAGCTCGACCCGCCCGGGACGGGCCTTGGGCTCTACATCAGCCGCGGCCTCGTCGAGCTCCACGGCGGGCGCGCGTGGGCGGAGAGCGCGGGACGCGGCAGGGGCTCCGTCTTCTCGTTCTCGGTTCCGCTTGCCGGACCGGCGTGA
- the uvrC gene encoding excinuclease ABC subunit UvrC, with the protein MPGIEPLEEAIRSAPAQPGVYLMRGEDGEVLYVGKAVRLKDRLRSYRDEPDPRKREMLARVASVEVILSGSDKEAWILESNLIKRHRPRYNVILSDDKKYPYIKVTNEPYPRIFVTRTILPDGARYFGPFPDAGPARQVLEYARDAFRIRDCRKLPKRRCINFEIGICTAPCEGLVTQDAYAAQVEAATRFLAGDTREIERRLSREMEEASAAQEFERAARARDMLSNIDATMERQALFSVRLEDRDAVGFVSQARDEGDWCAGVVLPSRAGRVVGREEFTFSRPLSGDALLQFLARYYDDIPVPPGEVLLPELPEGHGALARALSEKRGKPVSFAVPERGEWARLRRLAQQNAELALATHLSRRGESQRLSGEVSAALSLARPVRRVHGFDVSHLAGTEVVAARVAFRDGIPEKDAYRRFKLRQDRNDDFAALREAVLRAYRAEELPDLVLVDGGVGQLRAAVQAFEELGVPGAPLCALAKREELVFVPARREPLRLPEDGGALRLLMRVRDEAHRFAVSYQRVRRSRSISESPLDAVRGLGPKRKRALLAAFNGVEAILAAPPERVAAVVGPELARRIREVLAPARDA; encoded by the coding sequence TTGCCCGGAATCGAACCGCTCGAGGAGGCCATCCGCTCGGCGCCCGCGCAGCCGGGCGTCTACCTCATGCGGGGTGAGGACGGCGAGGTCCTCTACGTGGGCAAGGCCGTCCGCTTGAAGGACCGCCTCCGCAGCTACCGCGACGAGCCGGACCCGCGCAAGCGCGAGATGCTCGCGCGCGTGGCAAGCGTGGAGGTCATCCTCTCGGGAAGCGACAAGGAGGCGTGGATCCTCGAGTCCAACCTCATCAAGCGCCACCGGCCGCGCTACAACGTGATCCTCTCCGACGACAAGAAGTACCCGTACATCAAGGTCACAAACGAGCCGTACCCGCGCATCTTCGTCACGCGCACGATCCTTCCCGACGGCGCGCGGTACTTCGGCCCGTTCCCGGACGCGGGCCCCGCGCGGCAGGTCCTCGAGTACGCGCGCGACGCGTTCCGCATCCGCGACTGCCGCAAGCTCCCCAAACGCCGGTGCATCAACTTCGAGATCGGCATCTGCACGGCGCCGTGCGAGGGCCTCGTCACGCAGGATGCGTACGCGGCGCAGGTGGAGGCGGCCACGCGCTTCCTCGCCGGCGACACGCGCGAGATCGAGCGGCGGCTTTCCCGCGAGATGGAGGAGGCCTCCGCGGCGCAGGAGTTCGAGCGCGCCGCCCGCGCGCGCGACATGCTTTCCAACATCGACGCCACGATGGAGCGGCAGGCCCTCTTCTCGGTGCGATTGGAGGATCGCGACGCCGTGGGCTTTGTCTCGCAGGCGCGCGACGAGGGGGACTGGTGCGCGGGCGTCGTGCTGCCCTCGCGGGCGGGCCGTGTCGTGGGGCGGGAGGAGTTCACGTTCTCTCGGCCGCTGTCGGGCGATGCGCTCCTGCAGTTCCTCGCGCGCTACTACGACGACATTCCCGTTCCGCCCGGCGAGGTCCTCCTGCCCGAGCTTCCCGAGGGGCACGGGGCGCTCGCGAGGGCGCTTTCGGAGAAGCGGGGCAAGCCCGTGTCGTTTGCCGTTCCCGAGCGGGGCGAGTGGGCGAGGCTGCGGCGCCTGGCGCAGCAGAACGCGGAGCTTGCGCTTGCCACGCACCTGTCGCGCCGCGGCGAGTCGCAGCGGCTCTCGGGCGAGGTGTCCGCCGCGCTCTCGCTTGCGCGGCCCGTCCGCCGCGTGCACGGCTTCGACGTCTCGCACCTTGCGGGAACGGAGGTCGTGGCCGCGCGCGTGGCCTTCCGCGACGGCATCCCGGAGAAGGACGCGTACCGGCGGTTCAAGCTGCGACAGGACCGAAACGACGACTTCGCGGCGCTGCGCGAGGCGGTGCTGCGCGCGTATCGCGCCGAGGAGCTCCCCGACCTCGTCCTCGTGGACGGCGGCGTGGGGCAGCTTCGCGCGGCCGTCCAGGCCTTCGAGGAGCTCGGGGTTCCGGGCGCGCCGTTGTGCGCGCTTGCCAAGCGCGAGGAGCTCGTGTTCGTCCCGGCGCGGCGGGAGCCGCTTCGGCTTCCCGAGGACGGAGGCGCGCTTCGCCTGCTCATGCGCGTGCGGGACGAGGCGCACCGGTTCGCCGTCTCGTACCAGCGCGTCCGCCGGTCCCGCTCGATCTCCGAGAGCCCGCTCGACGCCGTGCGGGGCCTTGGCCCCAAGCGCAAGCGGGCGCTCCTTGCCGCCTTCAACGGCGTGGAGGCGATCCTCGCCGCGCCGCCCGAGCGCGTGGCGGCCGTGGTGGGGCCCGAGCTTGCCCGCCGGATCCGCGAGGTGCTCGCGCCGGCCAGGGACGCGTGA
- a CDS encoding fibronectin type III domain-containing protein, which translates to MRQATAVALLVLLLAPALPPSLGSAPASGHEIVADAASDHADGSGLAADLLRVGASTDASTVKFFLKVADRNDRPLTLRYRLGFQVEGGLFYYATVSYSTGGTLSGATLWRAAPDVARVSGNPIPVAWAGNELRLDVPRSGIGNPPDGATLSSVTASVTSAPPGASELPGSYALYDATDAGAYVVGTNPVVIEPTAPTSPRDLSAAADYNKVLLSWTEPADDGASAIHSYHVHRATGSGGFARVASVAASQRSYTDNDVVAGTSYRYRVSAENGVGEGPASAEASATPLAPTPPSAPRNPQATPGNEKITLSWNAPAANGGSAVSSYRIYRAEANQPLAFLTSVPASPRSYVDAGVVVGTTYVYQVSAVNAVGEGPRSAEVSAAALPLSAPSAPRNLVALGGYQNVTLTWFAPASDGGSPVQSYHVYRVAAGGSLQRVATKDGDARSHVVAGLVNGQSYTFVVSAQNGVGEGPASDPASATPAVLGPSVPNVVVAQFDTGVNPFHPCFRRPGWDASRAGISGFPANAVALPLDFRATYAESLSANAALLATIQWGTLYHIPNTNLLFYGHPGELIDTYPHGAQAASQVVCEQYGMAPDAWLVVLNWYSGTANQPKMAWVAQQRWIDVVHLNIQDIPFPVADSLTSGIRGMITAGQLVVIAGGNGVAGLGPNYPMELSRYNGPVGSLIAGANDNGGYTIFSNLNPHVVMDGGDTLAASPNSYGTTTFGGTSSASPRTTGYAAALLQAARASVDWRDGRQGSVLLTVPGAPPAAGPLADGALTVAELHEVIRKTANPNPHDSKWNGGTGGWWVPQPANSPAAVYAKMGYGMISEHTFPNALAVLTGQAPMPQRPVEDAFYALSTLARQAYWG; encoded by the coding sequence ATGCGCCAGGCTACCGCCGTTGCCCTGCTCGTCCTCCTCCTGGCCCCGGCGCTGCCGCCGTCGCTTGGGTCGGCCCCCGCAAGCGGGCACGAGATCGTGGCGGACGCGGCTTCCGACCACGCGGACGGAAGCGGCCTTGCGGCCGACCTTCTGCGGGTCGGGGCGTCCACCGACGCGTCGACGGTGAAGTTCTTCCTCAAGGTCGCCGACCGCAACGATCGGCCGCTCACGCTTCGCTACCGGCTGGGCTTCCAGGTCGAAGGCGGGCTCTTCTACTACGCGACCGTTTCCTACTCGACCGGCGGCACGCTCTCCGGCGCCACGCTGTGGCGCGCCGCGCCCGACGTCGCGCGCGTCTCCGGAAACCCCATTCCGGTCGCGTGGGCCGGAAACGAGCTTCGGCTCGACGTTCCGCGCTCGGGCATCGGAAATCCCCCCGACGGCGCGACGCTTTCGAGCGTGACCGCTTCCGTCACGAGCGCGCCTCCGGGCGCCTCCGAGCTTCCCGGCTCGTACGCGCTCTACGACGCGACGGACGCCGGAGCGTACGTCGTCGGCACGAACCCGGTCGTGATCGAGCCCACGGCTCCGACGTCCCCGCGCGACCTTTCCGCCGCGGCGGACTACAACAAAGTGCTCCTCTCGTGGACCGAGCCTGCCGACGACGGCGCAAGTGCGATTCATTCGTACCACGTGCACCGCGCGACCGGCTCGGGCGGCTTTGCGCGCGTCGCAAGCGTCGCCGCCTCGCAGCGCAGCTACACGGACAACGACGTCGTCGCCGGGACGTCCTACCGCTACCGCGTGAGCGCGGAGAACGGCGTTGGCGAAGGCCCGGCGAGCGCGGAAGCGAGCGCCACGCCGCTTGCGCCAACCCCCCCCTCGGCGCCGCGCAACCCGCAGGCGACGCCCGGAAACGAGAAGATCACCCTTTCGTGGAACGCGCCCGCCGCAAACGGCGGATCGGCCGTTTCCAGCTACCGAATCTACCGCGCGGAAGCCAACCAGCCGCTCGCTTTCCTGACGAGCGTCCCCGCCTCGCCCCGCAGCTACGTCGACGCCGGCGTCGTCGTCGGCACGACGTACGTGTACCAAGTGAGCGCCGTGAATGCGGTCGGCGAAGGCCCGCGCAGCGCGGAAGTCTCCGCCGCCGCGTTACCGCTCTCGGCGCCGTCTGCGCCGCGCAACCTCGTCGCCCTCGGCGGGTACCAGAACGTCACGCTCACGTGGTTTGCCCCGGCAAGCGACGGCGGATCGCCCGTGCAGTCGTACCACGTGTACCGCGTCGCCGCGGGCGGGTCGCTGCAGCGCGTGGCGACAAAGGACGGGGACGCACGCTCGCACGTCGTCGCGGGCCTCGTGAACGGCCAGTCCTACACCTTCGTGGTGAGCGCGCAGAACGGCGTGGGCGAAGGCCCCGCTTCGGACCCCGCCTCGGCCACGCCCGCCGTGCTGGGCCCCTCGGTGCCAAACGTCGTCGTCGCGCAGTTCGACACGGGCGTGAACCCCTTCCACCCGTGCTTCCGCCGGCCCGGCTGGGACGCAAGCCGCGCGGGCATCTCCGGCTTTCCCGCAAACGCGGTCGCGCTTCCCCTCGATTTCCGCGCCACGTACGCAGAGTCGCTCTCGGCCAACGCGGCGCTTCTCGCGACGATCCAGTGGGGAACGCTCTACCACATCCCCAACACGAACCTCCTCTTCTACGGCCACCCGGGCGAGCTCATCGACACGTACCCGCACGGCGCGCAGGCGGCCTCGCAGGTCGTCTGCGAGCAGTACGGGATGGCGCCGGACGCGTGGCTTGTCGTCCTCAACTGGTACAGCGGCACGGCCAACCAGCCCAAGATGGCCTGGGTCGCGCAGCAGCGTTGGATCGACGTCGTGCACCTCAACATCCAGGACATTCCCTTCCCCGTCGCCGACTCGCTCACGTCGGGCATCCGCGGCATGATCACCGCGGGCCAGCTCGTCGTGATCGCGGGCGGAAACGGCGTGGCCGGCCTTGGTCCGAACTACCCCATGGAGCTCTCCCGCTACAACGGCCCCGTGGGATCGCTCATCGCAGGCGCCAACGACAACGGCGGCTACACGATCTTCAGCAACCTCAACCCGCACGTCGTCATGGACGGCGGCGACACGCTTGCCGCCTCGCCGAACAGCTATGGGACGACGACCTTCGGCGGCACGAGCAGCGCAAGCCCGCGCACGACGGGCTACGCGGCCGCGCTCCTGCAAGCCGCGCGCGCCTCCGTCGACTGGCGCGACGGTCGGCAGGGAAGCGTGCTCCTCACGGTGCCCGGCGCACCGCCGGCCGCGGGGCCGCTTGCCGACGGCGCGCTCACGGTCGCCGAGCTCCACGAGGTCATCCGCAAGACGGCAAACCCGAATCCGCACGACAGCAAGTGGAACGGCGGAACGGGCGGCTGGTGGGTGCCCCAGCCCGCAAACTCGCCCGCGGCCGTCTACGCCAAGATGGGCTACGGCATGATCAGCGAGCACACGTTCCCGAACGCGCTTGCGGTCCTCACGGGCCAAGCGCCCATGCCGCAGCGGCCCGTCGAGGACGCCTTCTACGCGCTTTCCACGCTCGCGCGGCAGGCGTATTGGGGATAG